One segment of Pseudomonas asgharzadehiana DNA contains the following:
- the surE gene encoding 5'/3'-nucleotidase SurE has translation MRILISNDDGATAPGLAALHAALADYAECVVVAPDQDKSGAGSSLTLDRPLHPQVLANGFISVNGTPTDCVHLAINTLLDREPDLVVSGINLGANLGDDVLYSGTVAAALEGRFLGRTSFAFSLASRQLDNLPTAAYFARKLVEAHGSLDLPPRTVLNVNIPNLPLDHIRGIQLTRLGHRARAAAPLKVVDPRGKEGYWIAAAGDAEDGGEGTDFHAVMQGYVSITPLQLDRTFSDAFRGLDGWLEGLR, from the coding sequence ATGCGTATTCTGATATCAAACGATGACGGTGCCACCGCACCCGGTCTTGCCGCGCTTCATGCTGCGCTGGCGGATTACGCCGAGTGCGTGGTGGTTGCCCCCGACCAGGACAAGAGCGGCGCCGGCAGTTCGCTGACGCTCGACCGTCCCCTGCATCCGCAGGTTCTGGCCAATGGCTTTATCAGCGTAAACGGTACCCCTACCGACTGCGTACACCTGGCGATCAACACCCTGTTGGACCGGGAACCGGACCTGGTGGTGTCGGGTATCAACCTCGGCGCCAACCTGGGCGATGACGTGCTGTATTCCGGCACCGTGGCGGCAGCTCTTGAAGGGCGCTTCCTAGGCCGTACCTCGTTCGCGTTTTCCCTGGCGTCGCGCCAACTCGACAACCTGCCCACCGCCGCCTATTTCGCGCGCAAGCTGGTGGAGGCCCACGGCTCCCTGGACTTGCCGCCGCGCACGGTGCTCAACGTCAATATCCCCAATTTGCCCCTCGACCACATTCGCGGCATCCAGCTGACACGCCTGGGCCATCGCGCCCGGGCAGCGGCCCCGCTGAAAGTGGTCGACCCGCGCGGCAAGGAAGGGTATTGGATCGCTGCCGCGGGCGACGCCGAAGACGGTGGCGAGGGCACGGACTTTCATGCGGTGATGCAAGGTTATGTGTCGATTACCCCGTTGCAACTCGATCGCACTTTCAGTGATGCCTTCCGTGGTCTCGATGGCTGGCTGGAGGGGCTGCGCTGA
- the truD gene encoding tRNA pseudouridine(13) synthase TruD: MNDLQLLGPRAYGEALGSAVLKATAEDFQVDEVLDIPLTGDGEHLWLWVEKRGLNTEEAARRIAKAAGVPLRTVSYAGLKDRQALTRQWFSVQLPGKADPDMKGAENDTLKILKTARHRRKLQRGAHSANGFTLRLTQLAGDTAAIDARLQQIAQHGIPNYFGAQRFGHNGGNVVDAREWAARKALPEQRNVRSRLLSTARSFLFNKVLAARVADGSWQRAQVGDLLAFTDSRSFFPAGEAECSDPRLAILDLHPTGPQWGEGDSPATGATHELEQAIAASEADLRDWLVNAGMSQERRILRLPIGGLTWHYPGPDILQLEFVLPAGCFATVLVRELVDLVPVGQTDSPCVF, encoded by the coding sequence ATGAATGATCTGCAACTGTTGGGCCCGCGAGCCTATGGCGAAGCCTTGGGCAGCGCCGTCCTGAAGGCCACCGCTGAAGATTTCCAAGTGGACGAAGTGCTGGATATCCCCCTGACCGGCGACGGCGAGCACCTGTGGTTATGGGTGGAAAAACGTGGCCTCAACACCGAGGAAGCCGCGCGCCGTATCGCCAAGGCCGCCGGCGTGCCGTTGCGCACCGTCAGCTATGCGGGGCTCAAGGATCGCCAGGCGCTGACCCGCCAGTGGTTCAGCGTGCAGTTGCCGGGCAAGGCTGACCCGGACATGAAGGGTGCCGAAAACGACACTCTCAAGATCCTTAAAACCGCTCGCCACAGGCGCAAGCTGCAACGGGGCGCGCATTCGGCCAATGGTTTCACCCTGCGCCTGACCCAGTTGGCCGGCGATACCGCCGCCATCGACGCACGCTTGCAACAGATTGCACAACACGGCATCCCCAATTACTTCGGCGCCCAGCGTTTTGGCCATAACGGCGGTAACGTGGTTGACGCCCGTGAGTGGGCCGCTCGCAAGGCTTTGCCCGAACAGCGCAATGTGCGTTCGCGACTGTTGTCCACCGCGCGCAGTTTTCTCTTTAATAAGGTGCTGGCCGCACGCGTGGCCGACGGTTCGTGGCAACGGGCCCAGGTTGGCGACTTGCTGGCATTTACCGACAGCCGCAGTTTTTTCCCGGCTGGCGAAGCTGAATGCAGCGACCCGCGCCTGGCAATCCTGGACCTGCACCCGACCGGGCCGCAGTGGGGGGAGGGCGATTCGCCCGCAACCGGCGCGACCCATGAACTTGAGCAGGCGATCGCCGCAAGCGAAGCCGATCTGCGTGATTGGCTGGTGAATGCCGGCATGAGCCAGGAACGTCGCATTCTGCGGCTGCCCATTGGCGGGTTGACGTGGCATTATCCCGGGCCTGACATTCTGCAATTGGAATTCGTCCTGCCGGCCGGATGCTTCGCCACTGTCTTGGTGCGCGAGCTTGTTGATCTGGTGCCGGTGGGGCAGACGGACAGCCCATGCGTATTCTGA
- a CDS encoding peptidoglycan DD-metalloendopeptidase family protein yields MSLTGLAQRMGKTSFQRLVLGLVFGSLLVGCSSSPSSGARVVDRNNAAPQKPTVTTGQYVVRKGDTLFSIAFRYGWDYKALAARNNIPVPYTIHPGQTIRFDGRTGSTPTAVVTNTGSSPSSSSKTTVFTRPAGTVAATPASKPAPAPLPPAGPAPTGWGWPSNGVLIGKFSSNGSLNKGIDIAGDLGQPVLAASDGTVVYAGSGLRGYGELVIIKHSDTYVSAYGHNRRLLVREGQQVKVGQTIAEMGSTGTDRVKLHFEIRRQGKPVDPLQFLPRR; encoded by the coding sequence GTGAGTCTCACAGGTCTTGCGCAGCGTATGGGTAAAACAAGTTTTCAGCGACTGGTGCTTGGCCTTGTCTTCGGTTCCTTGTTGGTAGGCTGTTCCAGCTCGCCAAGCAGTGGCGCGCGGGTCGTCGATCGTAATAATGCCGCCCCACAAAAGCCGACGGTCACCACCGGCCAGTACGTGGTGCGCAAGGGCGATACATTGTTCTCGATCGCCTTTCGTTACGGTTGGGACTACAAGGCGCTTGCAGCCCGTAACAACATTCCTGTGCCCTACACGATTCATCCGGGTCAGACGATTCGCTTTGACGGCCGCACCGGCTCAACGCCCACGGCAGTTGTGACAAACACCGGATCTTCGCCGTCGTCTTCGAGCAAAACCACCGTCTTTACAAGGCCTGCCGGCACGGTTGCGGCGACGCCTGCAAGCAAGCCGGCACCCGCGCCGCTGCCACCTGCGGGGCCTGCGCCGACCGGTTGGGGATGGCCCTCAAATGGAGTGTTGATTGGAAAATTCTCTTCAAACGGTAGTTTGAATAAAGGCATTGATATCGCCGGGGATTTGGGACAGCCTGTTTTAGCTGCGTCTGATGGGACAGTGGTGTACGCCGGGAGTGGTTTGCGGGGCTACGGCGAGCTGGTCATCATCAAACACAGCGATACCTACGTCAGTGCCTACGGTCATAACCGCAGGCTTTTGGTTCGGGAGGGGCAACAGGTCAAAGTCGGACAGACAATTGCCGAAATGGGGTCAACTGGTACGGACCGGGTGAAACTGCACTTTGAGATTCGCCGTCAAGGGAAGCCTGTAGATCCGCTGCAATTCCTACCCCGTCGTTGA
- a CDS encoding protein-L-isoaspartate(D-aspartate) O-methyltransferase — MTSQRTRERLIQRLYEEGLSNAQVLEVIRRTPRHLFVDEALAHRAYEDTALPIGHNQTISQPYMVARMSELLLAAGPLDKVLEIGTGSGYQTAVLSQLVERVFSVERIKVLQDRAKERLVELNLRNVVFRWGDGWEGWPALAPYNGIIVTAVATDVPQALLDQLAPGGRLVIPVGSGEVQQLMLIVREEEGFSRHVLGAVRFVPLLNGPLA, encoded by the coding sequence ATGACTTCCCAGCGTACCCGTGAGCGTTTGATCCAGCGCCTGTACGAAGAAGGCCTGTCCAACGCCCAGGTGCTGGAAGTGATCCGCCGCACGCCGCGCCATCTTTTCGTCGATGAGGCCTTGGCCCATCGCGCCTATGAAGACACGGCGTTACCCATCGGCCATAACCAGACCATCTCCCAGCCCTACATGGTTGCGCGCATGAGCGAGCTGCTGTTGGCGGCGGGGCCGTTGGATAAGGTGCTGGAGATCGGCACCGGCTCCGGCTATCAAACCGCGGTACTGTCGCAGTTGGTGGAGCGGGTGTTCTCGGTGGAGCGCATCAAGGTGTTGCAGGATCGCGCCAAGGAGCGTCTGGTTGAGCTCAACCTGCGCAACGTGGTGTTCCGCTGGGGCGATGGCTGGGAAGGCTGGCCGGCGCTGGCGCCATACAACGGCATCATCGTCACCGCCGTGGCCACCGACGTACCGCAGGCATTGCTCGACCAGTTGGCCCCCGGTGGGCGGCTGGTCATCCCGGTGGGCTCCGGTGAAGTGCAACAATTGATGCTTATTGTGCGTGAAGAAGAGGGGTTCTCTCGGCACGTGCTGGGGGCCGTGCGCTTTGTTCCGTTGCTCAACGGCCCACTGGCCTGA
- a CDS encoding ABC transporter ATP-binding protein: MYKLTVEGLHKSYGDNEVLKGVSLKAKTGDVISLIGASGSGKSTFLRCINFLETPNDGAMTLDGQQIRMVSDRHGMRVADEAELQRLRTRLAMVFQHFNLWSHMSVLENITMAPRRVLGCNKKDAEDRARRYLDKVGLPARVADQYPAFLSGGQQQRVAIARALAMEPEVMLFDEPTSALDPELVGEVLKVIQGLAEEGRTMIMVTHEMSFARKVSSQVLFLHKGLVEEQGAPEDVLGNPKSERLQQFLSGNLK, from the coding sequence ATGTACAAATTGACCGTTGAAGGCCTGCATAAAAGCTATGGCGACAATGAGGTGCTCAAAGGTGTCTCGCTCAAGGCCAAGACCGGTGACGTGATCAGCCTGATCGGCGCCAGCGGATCGGGCAAGAGTACCTTTTTACGCTGCATCAACTTTTTGGAAACCCCCAATGACGGCGCCATGACGCTGGACGGCCAGCAGATCCGCATGGTCAGCGACCGCCACGGCATGCGCGTGGCCGACGAAGCCGAGCTGCAGCGCCTGCGCACGCGACTGGCGATGGTATTCCAGCACTTCAACCTGTGGAGTCACATGAGCGTGCTGGAAAACATCACCATGGCCCCGCGCCGGGTGCTGGGCTGCAACAAGAAGGACGCCGAAGACCGTGCCCGTCGTTACCTCGACAAAGTCGGCCTGCCGGCGCGAGTGGCCGATCAATACCCGGCGTTTCTCTCCGGCGGCCAGCAGCAACGGGTGGCCATTGCTCGTGCATTGGCGATGGAGCCCGAGGTCATGCTGTTCGACGAACCGACCTCCGCGCTGGACCCGGAACTGGTGGGTGAAGTGCTGAAGGTGATCCAGGGCCTGGCCGAAGAGGGTCGCACCATGATCATGGTCACCCACGAGATGAGCTTTGCGCGCAAGGTGTCGAGCCAGGTGCTGTTCCTGCATAAGGGCCTGGTGGAGGAGCAAGGGGCGCCGGAAGACGTGTTGGGTAATCCGAAAAGCGAACGCCTGCAACAATTTCTGAGTGGCAATTTGAAGTAA
- the dcd gene encoding dCTP deaminase: protein MSIKSDKWIRRMAQEHGMIEPFVERQIRGEGDERVISYGVSSYGYDVRCADEFKVFTNINSAIVDPKNFDEKSFVDVKSDVCIIPPNSFALARTVEFFRIPRDVLTICLGKSTYARCGIIVNVTPLEPEWEGHVTLEFSNTTTLPAKIYANEGVAQMLFLQSDEACEVSYKDRAGKYQGQRGVTLPRA, encoded by the coding sequence ATGAGCATCAAATCGGACAAGTGGATTCGCCGCATGGCGCAAGAGCACGGCATGATCGAGCCGTTTGTCGAGCGCCAGATTCGTGGCGAAGGCGACGAGCGTGTGATTTCGTACGGGGTTTCCAGCTACGGCTACGATGTGCGTTGCGCCGATGAATTCAAGGTGTTCACCAATATCAATTCGGCGATCGTCGATCCGAAAAACTTCGACGAAAAGAGCTTCGTCGACGTCAAGAGTGACGTGTGCATCATCCCGCCAAACTCTTTCGCCCTGGCGCGCACTGTGGAGTTCTTCCGTATTCCCCGCGACGTGCTGACCATTTGCCTGGGCAAAAGCACCTACGCGCGCTGCGGCATCATCGTTAACGTGACACCGCTTGAGCCCGAGTGGGAAGGTCATGTAACCCTGGAGTTCTCCAACACCACCACGCTGCCGGCGAAGATCTACGCCAATGAAGGCGTGGCTCAGATGCTGTTCCTGCAGTCCGATGAGGCTTGTGAAGTGTCCTACAAAGACCGTGCCGGCAAGTATCAGGGCCAGCGCGGCGTCACCTTGCCGCGCGCTTGA
- a CDS encoding IS110 family transposase: protein MFSYPAGIDVSKDSLEARVHQVDVGVNCANAEEDFPGLIGWLLLHQVGRVVLEATGGYERKVMKALQAAGLNVICVNPRRAKSFSRAMGQHAKTDPIDAKSLAQFAAVLDSPSSRITSPEHDELRALVQQRENFVQQRDDDRRRLKTASCDVVKPALQSHIDYLSKAVNAIEQLIRETANRLDREKVERLCSVKGIGLITAASLMAYLPELGEIGRRPITALAGLAPYNNDSGKHQGARHISGGRFSVRRSLYMACWVVIREQPEFQARYKALRDKGKRAKVALIACMRVLLVRLNAMLRYRAEWKEHAA, encoded by the coding sequence ATGTTTTCCTATCCAGCAGGCATTGATGTTTCCAAGGACAGCCTTGAAGCTCGAGTTCATCAGGTTGACGTTGGGGTAAATTGCGCTAACGCCGAAGAAGATTTCCCTGGGTTGATTGGGTGGCTATTGCTTCACCAGGTCGGACGCGTGGTGTTGGAGGCTACTGGCGGTTATGAGCGCAAAGTCATGAAGGCGCTTCAGGCTGCGGGCCTTAATGTCATCTGCGTCAATCCCCGTCGGGCCAAGAGTTTTTCCAGGGCGATGGGGCAACACGCTAAAACCGACCCGATAGACGCAAAGTCTCTTGCGCAGTTCGCAGCGGTTCTCGACTCACCAAGCAGCCGAATCACCAGCCCGGAACATGACGAGTTGCGCGCGTTAGTCCAGCAGCGAGAGAACTTTGTTCAGCAGAGGGACGATGACAGAAGGCGCCTGAAAACAGCCTCCTGCGACGTAGTAAAACCGGCGTTGCAGAGCCATATCGACTACTTGAGCAAGGCTGTGAACGCGATAGAGCAGCTGATTCGCGAAACCGCCAACAGGCTAGACCGCGAAAAGGTCGAACGCCTGTGCTCAGTTAAGGGCATCGGGCTCATTACGGCGGCTAGCCTAATGGCATATCTGCCGGAGCTGGGCGAGATTGGCAGGCGTCCGATCACGGCGCTAGCGGGCCTCGCTCCGTATAACAACGACAGTGGGAAACACCAAGGTGCGCGTCACATTAGCGGCGGAAGGTTTTCCGTGCGTCGCTCGCTCTACATGGCCTGCTGGGTTGTCATCCGGGAACAGCCTGAATTCCAGGCCCGCTATAAAGCACTGCGCGACAAAGGCAAACGCGCAAAAGTTGCGCTAATTGCATGCATGCGTGTTTTGTTAGTCAGGCTGAACGCGATGCTGCGTTATAGAGCCGAATGGAAAGAACACGCTGCCTGA
- a CDS encoding ligase-associated DNA damage response DEXH box helicase, which translates to MAKPTDFAKQWFAAKGWKPFAFQKDVWAAVKHGQSGLLHASTGAGKTYALWFAALNRLAITHVPVAGKRKPPAEPLTVLWITPMRALAADTARALQAPLEALQIPWSVGLRTGDTSSSERARQTRRQPSALVTTPESLTLMLARADSEVSLAHLRMVVVDEWHELIGNKRGVQLQLALARLRRWHPGLMVWGISATLGNQAHALEVLVPQGGGVNVQGQTAKQLTVDTLLPPIAERFPWAGHIGLKMLPQVVAQVDGSRSCLVFTNTRAQSEIWYQALLEARPDWAGVIALHHGSLSRETRDWVERALKDGQLKAVVCTSSLDLGVDLLPVERVLQIGSAKGVARLMQRAGRSGHAPGRPSRVTLVPTHSLELVEAAAAQDAIAARRIEARESPYKPLDVLVQHLVSMALGGGFTPDALLKEVRGAWAYRDLTDADWAWALGFVRHGGLSLTAYPDYRRVEPDEHGVWRVPDARLARRHRMSVGTIVSDASIQLKFWSKGGGGKNLGSVEEGFIARLKPGDGFLFAGRLLELVRVENMTAYVRRSTVKKAAVPRWNGGRMPLSNELAQAVVERFEAAARGHFEGREMQAVQPLLQTQLRWSGLPTREHLLAEALTSREGWHLFLYPFAGRQVHVGLASLLAWRVGQVQPVTFSIAVNDYGLELLSATAVEWPVVLNNALLSPKNLLADVAASLNAGELALRRFREIARIAGLVFAGYPGAPKSTRQVQASSGLFFEVFKQYDPQNLLLAQAGEEVLRDELDIRRLEETLSRLSALKLDLHVIERATPLAFPLLVERMRESMSSEKLSERIARMVKDLEKVADNGKR; encoded by the coding sequence ATGGCAAAACCCACCGACTTCGCCAAGCAATGGTTTGCCGCCAAAGGCTGGAAGCCGTTCGCCTTTCAAAAAGACGTGTGGGCGGCGGTCAAGCACGGCCAGTCCGGGTTACTGCATGCCAGCACCGGCGCCGGCAAAACCTATGCGCTGTGGTTCGCCGCACTCAATCGCTTGGCCATCACCCACGTGCCCGTTGCCGGTAAACGCAAGCCACCCGCCGAACCGCTGACGGTGTTATGGATCACGCCGATGCGTGCGCTGGCGGCCGACACCGCGCGCGCCCTGCAAGCGCCGCTTGAAGCCTTGCAGATTCCCTGGAGCGTCGGCCTGCGCACAGGTGACACCAGCAGCAGCGAGCGCGCCCGTCAGACGCGTCGCCAGCCGAGCGCACTGGTCACCACGCCCGAAAGCCTCACGCTGATGCTGGCCCGCGCCGACAGCGAGGTGAGCCTGGCGCACCTGCGCATGGTCGTCGTGGATGAATGGCATGAATTGATCGGCAACAAGCGTGGCGTGCAGTTGCAATTGGCATTGGCGCGGTTGCGACGTTGGCATCCGGGGTTGATGGTATGGGGGATCTCGGCGACCCTGGGTAACCAGGCCCACGCGCTAGAGGTCTTAGTCCCACAGGGCGGTGGGGTCAATGTGCAGGGGCAAACGGCCAAACAGCTGACAGTCGACACTTTATTGCCACCGATTGCCGAGCGTTTTCCCTGGGCTGGGCATATCGGCTTGAAGATGCTGCCGCAAGTCGTGGCGCAGGTGGACGGGAGCCGCAGTTGTCTGGTGTTTACCAATACCCGGGCACAGTCGGAAATCTGGTACCAGGCGCTATTGGAGGCGCGGCCGGATTGGGCCGGCGTGATCGCCCTGCACCATGGTTCGCTCTCGCGGGAAACCCGTGACTGGGTGGAGCGGGCCTTGAAAGACGGGCAACTCAAAGCCGTGGTATGCACATCCAGCCTGGATTTGGGGGTGGATTTACTGCCGGTGGAGCGGGTGTTGCAGATCGGTTCAGCCAAAGGCGTGGCGCGCCTGATGCAACGCGCGGGGCGCTCCGGCCATGCACCGGGGCGGCCGTCACGGGTGACGCTGGTGCCCACACACAGCCTGGAATTGGTGGAAGCGGCGGCAGCCCAGGACGCGATTGCCGCGCGACGCATCGAAGCCCGCGAATCACCCTACAAGCCGCTGGATGTGCTCGTACAGCACTTGGTCAGCATGGCGCTGGGGGGTGGTTTTACGCCGGATGCGCTGCTGAAGGAAGTGCGCGGTGCCTGGGCTTATCGCGACCTCACCGACGCCGATTGGGCCTGGGCCCTGGGGTTTGTGCGCCATGGCGGCCTGTCGCTGACGGCTTATCCGGATTACCGCCGCGTGGAACCCGATGAGCACGGCGTGTGGCGCGTCCCCGACGCACGACTGGCGCGGCGCCATCGCATGAGCGTCGGCACCATTGTCAGCGATGCGAGCATCCAGTTGAAGTTCTGGAGCAAAGGCGGCGGCGGCAAGAACCTGGGTAGCGTCGAAGAAGGTTTTATCGCGCGGCTCAAGCCCGGTGATGGCTTCCTGTTCGCCGGGCGCTTGTTGGAACTGGTGCGCGTGGAAAACATGACCGCCTATGTGCGCCGCAGCACCGTCAAGAAAGCCGCCGTGCCGCGCTGGAATGGCGGGCGGATGCCGCTTTCCAACGAACTGGCCCAAGCCGTGGTAGAGCGCTTCGAAGCGGCGGCGCGCGGGCATTTCGAAGGCCGGGAGATGCAAGCGGTGCAACCCTTGTTGCAAACGCAGTTGCGCTGGTCGGGCTTGCCCACACGCGAGCATCTGCTGGCCGAAGCGTTGACATCGCGGGAGGGGTGGCACCTGTTCCTCTACCCGTTCGCCGGGCGGCAAGTGCACGTGGGGCTGGCAAGCCTGCTGGCGTGGCGGGTCGGCCAGGTGCAACCGGTGACCTTCTCCATTGCGGTCAACGATTACGGCCTGGAGCTGTTGAGTGCCACGGCGGTGGAGTGGCCGGTTGTGTTGAACAACGCGCTGCTCAGCCCGAAAAACTTGCTCGCGGACGTGGCGGCCAGCCTGAATGCCGGGGAACTGGCCTTGCGCCGCTTTCGCGAAATCGCGCGGATTGCCGGGCTGGTATTTGCTGGCTACCCGGGCGCGCCGAAAAGTACCCGGCAAGTGCAGGCGTCCAGCGGTTTGTTCTTTGAAGTGTTCAAGCAATATGACCCGCAGAACCTGTTGCTGGCCCAAGCTGGAGAAGAAGTCCTACGTGATGAGTTGGACATTCGTCGGCTGGAAGAGACCTTATCTCGTCTGTCTGCGCTGAAACTGGACTTACACGTCATCGAGCGCGCTACGCCGCTGGCCTTCCCGCTGTTGGTGGAGCGGATGCGCGAGAGCATGAGTTCGGAAAAGCTGTCGGAGCGCATCGCGCGGATGGTCAAGGACCTGGAGAAAGTCGCGGATAACGGGAAACGTTGA
- a CDS encoding cold-shock protein encodes MSNRQTGTVKWFNDEKGFGFITPQSGDDLFVHFKAIQSDGFKSLKEGQQVSFIATRGQKGMQAEEVQVI; translated from the coding sequence ATGTCTAATCGCCAAACTGGTACCGTTAAGTGGTTCAACGATGAAAAAGGCTTCGGCTTCATCACTCCACAATCCGGTGACGACCTGTTCGTTCACTTCAAAGCTATCCAATCCGACGGCTTCAAAAGCCTGAAAGAAGGCCAACAGGTTTCTTTCATCGCTACCCGCGGTCAGAAAGGCATGCAAGCTGAAGAAGTTCAAGTTATCTAA
- the rpoS gene encoding RNA polymerase sigma factor RpoS, translating into MALSKEAPEFDIDDEVLLMETGIAMESMSNEGPVTPSVRTKSKNSTALKQHKYIDYTRALDATQLYLNEIGFSPLLTPEEEVHFARLSQKGDPAGRKRMIESNLRLVVKIARRYVNRGLSLLDLIEEGNLGLIRAVEKFDPERGFRFSTYATWWIRQTIERAIMNQTRTIRLPIHVVKELNVYLRAARELTQKLDHEPSPEEIANLLEKPVGEVKRMLGLNERVSSVDVSLGPDSDKTLLDTLTDDRPTDPCELLQDDDLSQSIDQWLSELTDKQREVVIRRFGLRGHESSTLEDVGLEIGLTRERVRQIQVEGLKRLREILERNGLSSESLFQ; encoded by the coding sequence ATGGCTCTCAGTAAAGAAGCGCCGGAGTTTGACATCGACGATGAGGTTCTCCTTATGGAGACCGGTATCGCTATGGAATCGATGTCGAATGAGGGACCTGTAACACCTTCAGTTCGCACCAAATCCAAGAACTCCACCGCGTTAAAGCAACATAAGTACATTGATTACACACGGGCGCTCGACGCGACCCAGTTGTACCTCAATGAAATCGGCTTTTCCCCTCTGCTCACTCCCGAAGAAGAAGTCCATTTTGCGCGTTTATCGCAAAAGGGTGATCCGGCTGGGCGCAAACGCATGATTGAAAGCAACCTGCGCCTGGTGGTGAAAATCGCCCGACGCTACGTCAATCGTGGGTTGTCCCTGTTGGACCTGATCGAGGAGGGCAACCTGGGCCTGATCCGGGCGGTGGAGAAGTTCGACCCTGAGCGGGGCTTTCGCTTTTCAACCTATGCCACTTGGTGGATTCGCCAGACCATCGAACGGGCGATCATGAATCAGACCCGTACCATTCGGTTGCCGATCCATGTGGTCAAAGAGCTGAACGTCTACCTGCGGGCAGCGCGTGAGCTGACTCAAAAACTCGATCATGAACCCTCGCCCGAAGAAATTGCCAACCTGCTGGAAAAACCGGTGGGTGAGGTCAAGCGCATGCTCGGTCTGAACGAGCGCGTGTCTTCGGTCGATGTCTCGCTGGGTCCGGACTCGGACAAAACCCTGCTGGACACCCTGACGGATGATCGCCCTACGGATCCTTGCGAACTGTTGCAGGACGATGATCTGTCGCAAAGCATTGACCAGTGGTTGTCTGAGCTTACGGACAAGCAGCGCGAGGTGGTGATTCGCCGCTTCGGCCTGCGTGGCCATGAGAGCAGTACCCTGGAGGACGTAGGCCTGGAGATCGGCCTGACCCGTGAGCGGGTGCGGCAGATCCAGGTCGAAGGGCTCAAGCGCTTGCGTGAGATCCTGGAGAGGAATGGCTTGTCGAGCGAGTCGTTGTTCCAATAA
- the pdeM gene encoding ligase-associated DNA damage response endonuclease PdeM, whose amino-acid sequence MHCSVTLEGEELWLLADKAVYWPARQCLLIADAHFGKASAYRSLGQPVPQGTTTENLRRLDRLLATYPCQQLIFLGDFLHGPGSHASGTLGALDAWRARHRDLPMTLIRGNHDKRAGDPPAGLRIEVVAEPLLLGPFALQHEPHAHASHHVLAGHVHPVYRLRGKGHQRLRLPCFQLGTRVSLLPAFGAFTGGYAVEQDDDHRIFVIGDQQVWPVH is encoded by the coding sequence ATGCATTGCTCAGTGACGCTTGAGGGTGAAGAACTTTGGCTGCTGGCGGATAAGGCGGTGTATTGGCCTGCGCGCCAATGCCTGCTGATCGCCGATGCGCATTTCGGCAAGGCGTCTGCCTATCGCAGCCTGGGGCAACCGGTACCGCAAGGCACTACCACCGAGAATTTGCGGCGATTGGACCGGCTGCTGGCGACTTATCCCTGCCAACAGCTGATCTTTCTGGGTGACTTTCTGCACGGCCCCGGCTCCCATGCCAGCGGCACCCTGGGCGCGCTCGATGCCTGGCGGGCGCGCCATCGCGACCTGCCCATGACCCTGATCCGCGGCAATCACGATAAACGCGCGGGCGATCCACCTGCCGGCTTGAGGATCGAGGTGGTGGCCGAGCCGCTGCTGCTCGGCCCTTTCGCCCTGCAACACGAACCGCACGCCCATGCCAGCCATCATGTGCTGGCGGGGCATGTGCATCCGGTGTATCGCCTGCGCGGCAAGGGGCACCAACGTTTGCGCCTGCCGTGCTTTCAGTTGGGTACGCGGGTCAGTTTGCTGCCGGCGTTTGGAGCGTTTACCGGCGGATACGCGGTGGAGCAGGACGATGATCACCGAATTTTCGTGATCGGCGACCAGCAGGTCTGGCCAGTACACTGA